From one Lycium ferocissimum isolate CSIRO_LF1 chromosome 5, AGI_CSIRO_Lferr_CH_V1, whole genome shotgun sequence genomic stretch:
- the LOC132057386 gene encoding GTP-binding protein At2g22870 — translation MQVVSRCRLFSIFPQILNLHSLPKISISQNPNPKTRNTHFYIHASASRTFKSSSTTSNSASILAKKVLFMPPGVEPDDITEDMILPGSNIVVGPYAGDAKIKEVEFVKSSTKPKDCPKDERPEFAMLGRSNVGKSSLINSLVKKKEVALTSKKPGKTQLINHFLVNKSWYIVDLPGYGFANASEAARMDWSAFTKGYFLNRDSLVSVLLLIDASVPPQKIDLDCANWLGRNKIPITFVFTKCDKMKGGKAKRPDQNIRDFHELIRENYKHQPPWIMTSSVSGLGRDELLLHMSQLRNYWNNE, via the exons ATGCAAGTAGTATCAAGATGTCGTCTCTTCTCCATTTTCCCCCAAATTCTCAATCTCCATTCACTTCCCAAAATCTCCATTTcccaaaacccaaacccaaaaaCAAGAAATACCCATTTTTATATTCATGCCAGTGCTTCAAgaaccttcaaatcttcatcaaCTACTTCAAATTCAGCTTCTATATTGGCCAAGAAAGTATTGTTTATGCCACCTGGAGTTGAACCTGATGATATTACTGAAGATATGATATTACCTGGGTCAAATATTGTTGTTGGACCCTATGCTGGTGATGCTAAGATTAAAGAGGTTGAGTTTGTAAAGAGTAGTACTAAGCCTAAGGATTGTCCTAAAGATGAAAGACCTGAATTTGCTATGTTGGGTCGGTCTAATGTTGGGAAATCATCACTTATTAATTCTTTGgttaagaaaaaagaagttgCTCTTACTTCTAAGAAACCAG GGAAGACTCAGCTGATTAATCATTTTTTGGTGAACAAGAGTTGGTACATTGTGGATTTGCCTGGCTATGG TTTTGCTAATGCTTCTGAAGCTGCTAGAATGGATTGGTCTGCCTTTACAAAAGGCTACTTTTTAAATCGAGATAGCTTGGTGTCGGTTCTGCTTTTAATTGATGCTAGTGTACCCCCTCAGAAGATTGACCTTGATTGTGCTAATTGGCTTGGACGCAATAAG ATACCAATAACGTTCGTTTTCACGAAGTGTGACAAAATGAAGGGAGGGAAGGCAAAAAGGCCAGATCAGAATATTAGAGATTTCCACGAGCTTATCAGGGAGAATTATAAGCATCAACCTCCTTGGATAATGACTAGTAGTGTTTCTGGTTTGGGTAGGGACGAGCTACTCCTTCATATGTCACAGCTTCGGAACTATTGGAACAACGAGTAG
- the LOC132058012 gene encoding uncharacterized protein LOC132058012 — MASSSQHSVKKYFTKVPKSSVASSSQPNQEANAHHSEVPLPSSQEFDLSTLNYDPGERTPILDYHPNHRDVIRRAYLINGPCQPRLLQHEYPQTNISGSMRRFNSEWFDDVYHDWLEYSVSKDAVYCLYCYLFKGYNTNQGGGEVFSTIGFKSWQKKKNLGKHIGLPNLTPHNLPKKKCQDLLRDWHFRGHDESKSSLSRGNFLQILSWYAKKCDNIRDYVLEHAPQNDQMTSPIIQKDIVSACKIETIKAILEELNGDYFSLLVDESFDVSRKEQMAIVLRYIDRNGFVMERLLTLFMFKILVLYL, encoded by the exons ATGGCTTCCTCG TCTCAACATTCAGTAAAGAAGTATTTTACCAAAGTACCGAAATCCAGTGTAGCTTCTTCTAGTCAACCTAACCAGGAAGCAAATGCCCACCATTCAGAAGTACCATTACCTTCTTCTCAAGAATTTGATTTGAGTACTTTAAATTATGATCCGGGTGAAAGAACCCCAATCTTGGACTATCATCCAAACCATCGTGATGTTATTAGAAGAGCATACCTTATTAATGGTCCTTGTCAACCTCGATTGCTTCAGCATGAGTATCCTCAAACGAATATTTCTGGATCAATGCGTCGTTTTAATTCTGAATGGTTTGATGATGTATATCATGATTGGTTGGAGTATAGTGTTAGTAAAGATGCAGTCTATTGTTTGTATTGTTATCTATTTAAAGGCTACAACACTAATCAAGGTGGGGGTGAAGTATTTTCAACTATTGGGTTTAAGAGTTGgcagaaaaagaagaatcttGGAAAACATATTGGTCTACCAAACTTGACCCCACATAACTTACCAAAAAAGAAATGTCAAGATTTATTGCGG GATTGGCATTTTCGAGGTCATGATGAATCTAAATCATCACTTAGTAGGggtaattttcttcaaattctctCATGGTATGCGAAAAAGTGTGATAATATTCGTGATTATGTACTGGAACATGCTCCTCAAAATGATCAAATGACTTCTCCAATAATTCAGAAAGATATTGTGAGTGCTTGTAAGATAGAAACAATTAAAGCTATTCTTGAGGAATTAAATGGTGACTACTTTTCTTTACTAGTTGATGAGTCTTTTGATGTGTCACGCAAGGAGCAAATGGCTATTGTCTTACGATATATTGATAGAAATGGATTTGTGATGGAGCGGCTTTTGACATTGTTCATGTTCAAGATACTAGTGCTTTATCTCTAA